The following proteins are co-located in the Chaetodon trifascialis isolate fChaTrf1 chromosome 14, fChaTrf1.hap1, whole genome shotgun sequence genome:
- the cox8a gene encoding cytochrome c oxidase subunit 8A, mitochondrial produces MPLLLTTIARRAAPALRGQTVSQRASLYTKPAKDKVGPVETVVGLGLFSLAILGPSGWILAHLEDYKKSE; encoded by the exons ATGCCGCTGCTCCTGACGACCATCGCCCGCCGTGCTGCTCCTGCCCTGCGGGGACAGACCGTCTCTCAGAGGGCGAGTCTCTACACTAAACCGGCCAAGGACAAAGTCGGCCCAGTT GAAACTGTCGTTGGACTCGGCCTGTTCTCCCTGGCCATCCTGGGACCATCTGGATGGATCCTAGCCCACTTGGAGGACTACAAGAAGAGCGAGTAA